In the Prochlorococcus sp. MIT 1307 genome, one interval contains:
- a CDS encoding glycosyltransferase codes for MAKPVLTIAVLSKNNEKEVVFTLQSINKAITESKRKEDVEILILDKSDSEDKLRSSLFKADFDFEYYVRSQLSSGIFLAFNECVLNAKTPWIIFINSGDELLNLNSILYACKNNDDHSIKCLIFKVEIYSNSKKFIATEPLFFPRSISTLLRYQFLFPGVFSICHQAVVFSVENHKNNLFKNNELGLDSYLVKKSLKKSICFNQIVSRFYTGGVSSRAPKDIKELINAIISRYKSNQLYSAFTAIIKYILYVLTEEEDFDQIREVRYKLAKLLFRGKYQTK; via the coding sequence TTGGCAAAGCCTGTTTTAACAATTGCTGTGTTATCAAAGAATAACGAGAAGGAAGTGGTTTTTACGCTGCAATCAATAAATAAAGCAATTACGGAATCTAAACGAAAAGAAGATGTGGAAATATTAATATTAGACAAAAGTGACTCTGAAGATAAGTTAAGAAGTAGTCTGTTCAAAGCAGATTTTGATTTTGAGTATTATGTCAGATCTCAATTGTCATCTGGAATATTCCTAGCTTTCAACGAATGTGTTTTGAACGCTAAAACTCCATGGATTATATTTATCAATTCTGGGGATGAATTGTTAAATCTAAATAGCATTCTGTATGCCTGCAAAAATAATGATGACCATTCAATTAAATGTTTAATATTTAAAGTCGAAATATATAGCAATTCAAAGAAGTTTATAGCAACAGAGCCTTTATTTTTCCCAAGAAGTATTTCAACTCTTTTGAGGTACCAGTTTCTATTTCCTGGTGTTTTTTCAATTTGTCACCAAGCAGTTGTTTTTTCCGTAGAAAATCATAAGAATAATCTCTTTAAAAATAATGAACTAGGTCTAGATAGTTATTTAGTTAAAAAGTCCTTAAAGAAATCTATATGCTTTAATCAAATTGTGTCAAGGTTTTACACAGGAGGTGTCTCTTCTCGTGCACCTAAAGATATAAAAGAACTTATTAACGCTATCATCTCGAGATATAAAAGCAATCAACTCTATTCTGCTTTTACGGCGATTATAAAATACATACTCTATGTACTTACAGAAGAGGAGGACTTTGATCAAATTAGAGAAGTAAGATATAAATTAGCCAAACTATTATTTCGAGGAAAATATCAAACTAAATAA
- a CDS encoding EpsG family protein — translation MSLVFIGIIYITRDPLAPTDAHNYIAAIEGSYAYDKSASIVFASIGEFLRNLGLDTFLVLNLQALILMLSCLFISYINASPYPLLFLISSESFVLMSFNAMRQGMALGFMIMALGVIIKFIIKSKNRKLTEGMMFILSFFLLILSFSCHGTTLIYSLIIAGIYVIKLIFRVFDKLRIGRINLTILIIAVIATLSASANIISMGLAYINRLGSLLSTVYEVNSYESSFYRIGIMILLSYLSLTRYEVRTENTGYIARLKELLIILNISFIPIIAIGFLTNALFLSRFTHLTILPILVSILLACETNKRPYKLQLILFSIIGIITYTSASIYNNIY, via the coding sequence GTGTCTTTAGTTTTCATTGGAATAATATATATAACTAGAGATCCACTTGCTCCAACTGATGCGCACAATTATATAGCGGCTATAGAAGGTTCATATGCTTATGATAAATCAGCATCTATAGTTTTTGCTAGCATTGGCGAGTTTTTAAGGAATCTAGGTCTAGATACTTTTTTAGTCTTAAATTTACAGGCGCTCATATTAATGCTTAGCTGCTTATTTATCTCATATATCAACGCTAGCCCCTATCCCTTGTTGTTTTTAATTAGTTCTGAAAGTTTTGTCTTGATGAGCTTTAATGCAATGAGGCAAGGCATGGCCCTAGGCTTTATGATCATGGCACTAGGTGTGATCATAAAGTTCATCATCAAATCAAAAAACCGAAAGTTAACTGAAGGAATGATGTTTATATTATCATTCTTTTTATTGATATTATCATTTTCATGTCACGGCACAACACTAATCTACTCATTAATAATTGCTGGTATATATGTAATTAAACTTATCTTTAGGGTGTTTGATAAGTTAAGAATAGGCCGGATAAATTTAACTATTTTAATAATAGCAGTGATAGCTACATTAAGCGCAAGTGCAAATATAATATCGATGGGATTAGCCTACATTAATAGATTGGGCTCATTATTAAGTACAGTTTATGAGGTTAACAGTTATGAAAGCTCTTTTTATAGAATAGGAATAATGATTCTATTATCATATTTAAGTTTGACTAGGTACGAAGTGAGAACTGAAAATACTGGTTATATTGCTAGGTTGAAGGAATTATTAATCATATTAAATATAAGCTTTATTCCAATAATAGCAATAGGATTTTTAACTAATGCACTCTTCCTATCACGATTTACTCATTTAACTATATTACCTATATTAGTATCCATTTTATTGGCTTGCGAAACAAATAAGAGGCCATATAAATTGCAATTAATACTATTTAGCATTATAGGAATAATAACCTACACCTCTGCTTCAATATATAATAATATATATTGA